The Congregibacter litoralis KT71 genome contains a region encoding:
- a CDS encoding aldehyde dehydrogenase family protein → MSDYKLLINGALVDGDDSFDVINPATEQTVAVSPRASIAQADAAIAAAKAAFPGWSQTPFAERSALLNQLADTMMANAEELARVLTQEQGKPLAEAMQEIGFTEAFIRHLASIELQPEVLFDTDDRWVEKRHSPLGVVVAIAPWNFPLLIFTFKLAAALITGNTVVGKPSPTTPLTALKMAEFCKAIFPAGVVNVVTDLNDLGPHLTSHPDVAKVSFTGSTATGKKVMASAADSLKRITLELGGNDAAIVLDDADIDALIEPLFNYAFMNCGQVCLAIKRIYVPERLYEKLVAGLSALAAAVKVGNGLEEGVQIGPLQNAMQYQKVREYLADARQHGEVVAGGEVPEGPGFFITPAIVSGLADGHRLVDEEQFGPLLPVVRYSDLDQVIEAINAGPNGLAGSIWSADLERAKALAYRIHTGTLWINHHLDFGPHIPFAGAKQSGIGVEFSEEGLKEFTQLQVVNLAR, encoded by the coding sequence ATGAGCGACTACAAATTATTGATCAATGGTGCGTTGGTGGATGGCGATGACAGTTTCGATGTCATCAATCCGGCCACCGAGCAGACCGTCGCTGTCTCACCCAGAGCCTCTATCGCCCAGGCCGATGCTGCTATTGCCGCTGCGAAGGCCGCGTTCCCCGGCTGGTCGCAAACCCCTTTCGCCGAACGCAGCGCCCTGCTCAATCAACTGGCCGATACCATGATGGCAAATGCCGAAGAGTTGGCTCGGGTGCTGACTCAGGAACAGGGCAAACCCCTGGCAGAGGCCATGCAGGAGATCGGCTTCACCGAGGCATTTATCCGTCACCTGGCTTCCATTGAGTTGCAACCGGAAGTGCTGTTTGACACCGACGATCGCTGGGTGGAAAAACGGCACAGCCCCCTGGGCGTCGTTGTGGCGATTGCACCCTGGAACTTCCCTCTGCTGATATTCACCTTCAAGCTGGCCGCCGCCCTGATCACAGGCAATACGGTGGTGGGAAAACCGTCACCGACGACCCCGCTGACGGCGCTGAAAATGGCCGAATTCTGCAAGGCGATATTCCCGGCGGGGGTGGTGAATGTGGTAACCGATCTGAACGACCTGGGACCGCACCTGACCAGTCACCCGGATGTGGCCAAAGTGAGTTTTACCGGATCCACAGCAACTGGCAAGAAAGTGATGGCTTCTGCGGCGGATAGCCTCAAGCGTATTACCCTGGAGCTGGGTGGTAACGACGCCGCTATTGTTCTGGACGATGCAGACATCGATGCGCTGATCGAGCCGCTGTTTAACTATGCCTTTATGAACTGTGGTCAGGTCTGTCTGGCGATAAAACGGATCTATGTGCCAGAGAGGCTGTACGAGAAATTGGTAGCGGGCCTGTCTGCACTGGCAGCTGCTGTAAAAGTAGGTAATGGCCTGGAAGAGGGTGTCCAGATAGGCCCCCTGCAGAACGCCATGCAATATCAAAAGGTGCGGGAGTATCTGGCCGATGCCAGGCAGCATGGCGAGGTGGTGGCGGGTGGTGAAGTGCCCGAGGGCCCCGGATTTTTCATCACCCCGGCGATTGTCAGCGGGCTTGCCGATGGTCACCGCCTGGTGGATGAAGAGCAGTTTGGTCCGCTGTTGCCAGTGGTACGCTACAGCGACCTCGATCAGGTGATTGAGGCGATCAATGCCGGCCCGAACGGGCTGGCCGGCTCTATCTGGTCTGCGGATCTGGAGCGAGCAAAAGCGCTGGCCTACCGTATTCACACCGGCACCCTATGGATTAACCATCACCTGGATTTTGGCCCTCATATCCCCTTCGCCGGAGCCAAGCAATCCGGTATTGGCGTTGAATTTTCTGAAGAGGGGCTGAAAGAGTTTACCCAGTTACAGGTTGTGAACCTGGCCCGGTGA
- a CDS encoding c-type cytochrome yields MVKGKVIIGHGGAEYGVRGFVAAYDVDSGEEAWKFYTVPGNPADGFENDTMKMAAETWTGEWWKLGGGGTVWDSMAYDPELDLLYFGVGNGSPWNQAVRSPGGGDNLFLSSIVAVRPDTGDYVWHYQTTPGDTWDYTSTQQITLADLEIEGTLHKVIMHAPKNGFFYVIDRTTGELISAENFVPVTWAKGIDLETGRPIENPEARYGTGMAVVTPPPFGGHNWHPMSYSPDTGLVYIPAHELAFTYKADVDAAHNEDGFNAKVDFRAGELPATEAERRALTKQNIRAKLLAWDPVNQKEAWSVPYGRIWNGGTLATAGNLVFQGRTDQTFAAFNARSGELLWQIPIGSGIVGGPVSYEVEGEQYVAVSVGWGSGIHIMAGYLIGPKAGPQEGRVVAFKVGGKAELGINQPPPRTLNKPPVQTASDETVHRGGDLYYSHCWMCHGDAVISSGVTPDLRYSGTLGNETFYSFLFEDISQRGMPNFSDRISREEAEAIHSYVLDKAWAAWNDPDTEKTGE; encoded by the coding sequence GTGGTCAAGGGCAAGGTCATTATCGGTCACGGTGGGGCTGAATACGGTGTACGCGGTTTTGTCGCCGCCTATGATGTGGACAGTGGTGAGGAGGCATGGAAGTTCTACACTGTACCTGGCAATCCTGCCGATGGTTTTGAAAATGACACCATGAAAATGGCTGCCGAAACCTGGACTGGAGAGTGGTGGAAGCTGGGTGGTGGTGGCACTGTCTGGGATTCTATGGCTTACGACCCTGAGCTGGATTTGCTTTATTTCGGGGTGGGTAATGGCTCACCATGGAATCAGGCGGTACGCAGCCCTGGAGGCGGTGACAATCTATTCCTTTCCTCTATTGTGGCCGTGCGCCCTGACACAGGGGACTATGTCTGGCACTACCAGACAACACCGGGGGATACCTGGGATTACACCTCGACTCAGCAAATTACTCTGGCGGACCTGGAGATCGAAGGCACTTTACACAAAGTAATAATGCACGCGCCCAAAAACGGCTTCTTTTACGTGATTGACCGAACAACCGGTGAGTTAATTTCTGCCGAGAATTTTGTCCCTGTTACTTGGGCTAAGGGCATTGATCTTGAAACTGGGCGCCCCATTGAAAACCCCGAAGCGCGTTATGGCACTGGTATGGCAGTGGTCACCCCACCACCGTTTGGTGGTCATAACTGGCACCCTATGTCTTACAGCCCTGACACCGGCTTGGTTTACATCCCTGCTCATGAACTGGCTTTTACCTACAAGGCTGATGTCGATGCAGCACACAATGAAGATGGCTTCAACGCCAAGGTAGATTTCCGGGCGGGTGAGCTTCCGGCTACGGAAGCCGAACGCCGGGCATTGACGAAGCAGAATATTCGGGCCAAGTTACTCGCCTGGGATCCTGTAAATCAAAAAGAAGCATGGAGTGTTCCCTATGGGCGAATTTGGAATGGCGGTACTCTGGCAACAGCAGGTAATTTGGTTTTCCAGGGCCGGACAGATCAAACTTTTGCGGCTTTTAATGCCCGCAGTGGCGAGCTTCTGTGGCAAATACCAATAGGCAGTGGCATCGTTGGTGGGCCGGTTAGTTATGAGGTTGAAGGCGAACAGTATGTCGCGGTTTCGGTAGGCTGGGGTAGCGGTATCCATATCATGGCGGGCTATTTGATTGGCCCTAAAGCGGGCCCACAGGAGGGCCGGGTGGTAGCTTTCAAAGTTGGAGGAAAAGCCGAGCTGGGAATCAATCAGCCACCACCGCGCACATTGAATAAACCGCCGGTTCAAACCGCCTCTGATGAAACGGTTCATCGTGGTGGCGACCTTTACTATAGCCACTGCTGGATGTGTCATGGCGATGCTGTTATCAGTTCGGGGGTAACTCCCGATTTGCGTTATTCGGGAACCCTGGGTAATGAGACATTTTATTCATTTCTCTTTGAAGATATCTCCCAGCGGGGCATGCCTAATTTTAGTGACCGGATAAGCCGAGAAGAAGCAGAAGCCATTCACAGTTATGTGCTGGACAAGGCCTGGGCTGCCTGGAACGACCCAGACACAGAGAAGACCGGAGAATAA